The Lytechinus pictus isolate F3 Inbred chromosome 10, Lp3.0, whole genome shotgun sequence genome includes a window with the following:
- the LOC129268976 gene encoding intraflagellar transport protein 56-like → MMLSRQKPATGPGSSTPAQESKKKKQMPKLKELLDLRDYTGACTLLEFTRHSGKGSDETDMWLAFCLFHLGDYKQAMEEYEKLSKKETCNPEVWVNLACCYFFLGMYPQADEACNKGPKSGLQNRLLFHLSQKFNDENRLMNYHQSLQDIIEDQLSLASIHYLRSHYQEAIDIYKRILLDNREYLALNVYVALCYYKLDYYDVSQEVLAVYLQNYSDSAIALNLKACNHFRLYNGKAAEAELKNLQDLASPSFTFAQDLIKHNLVVFRAGEGALQVLPPLIDVIPEARLNLVIYYLKQDDVNEAYNLIKNLDPTTPQEYILKGVVNAALGQEQGSREHLKIAQQYFQLVGGSASECDTIPGRQCMASCFFILKQFDDVLIYLNSIKSYFYNDDNFNFNYAQAKAMAGNYKEAEEIFMLIQNDRHKQDYVYLSWLAKCYIMNRKARLAWELYLKMETSGDSFSLLQLIANDCYKMGQFYYAFKAFDVLERLDPNPEYWEGKRGACVGVFQQIIAGHEPRETLRDILQILRNTGNPQVEYIIRVMKKWAKDNRVPIGN, encoded by the exons ATG ATGCTCTCAAGGCAAAAGCCGGCCACGGGGCCAGGCTCTTCCACACCAGCACAGGAGAGTAAGAAGAAGAAACAGATGCCAAAACTGAAAGAACTCCTGGATCTCAGAGACTACACAGGGGCCTGTACATTATTAGAG TTCACTCGGCACAGCGGTAAGGGTTCTGATGAGACGGACATGTGGTTGGCCTTCTGTCTCTTTCACCTCGGTGATTACAAGCAAGCTATGGAGGAGTACGAGAAGTTGAGCAAGAAAGAAACCTGTAACCCGGAAGTGTGGGTCAACCTCGCATGCTGTTACTTCTTCCTTGGGATGTACCCCCAGGCCGACGAAGCCTGCAATAAAG GACCCAAGAGTGGATTACAGAACAGGCTTCTATTTCATCTATCACAAAAG ttTAATGATGAGAATCGGCTGATGAACTACCATCAATCCTTACAAGACATCATTGAGGATCAGCTTAGTCTTGCCTCCATTCACTATCTCAGAAGTCACTACCAAGAAGCCATCGACATCTACAAACGCATTCTCCTTGATAATCG GGAATACTTGGCCTTGAATGTCTATGTTGCGCTGTGTTACTACAAGCTGGATTACTACGACGTTTCCCAGGAGGTCTTGGCCGTTTATCTCCAGAACTACTCTGATAGTGCCATCGCCCTGAATCTCAAAGCCTGCAATCACTTCAGACTCTACAACGGCAAGGCTGCTGAG GCTGAGCTGAAGAACCTTCAAGATCTGGCCTCGCCTTCTTTTACATTTGCTCAGGATCTCATCAAACACAACCTTGTCGTCTTCAGAGCTGGAGAGGGGGCCCTTCAAGTTCTCCCTCCCCTCATCGACGTCATTCCAGAGGCGAGGCTCAACTTGGTCATCTATTATCTCAAGCAAG ATGATGTTAATGAAGCATATAACCTGATCAAGAATCTAGACCCGACCACTCCTCAAGAATACATCCTCAAAGGCGTCGTCAATGCAGCTCTGGGACAAGAGCAAGGATCG CGAGAACATCTGAAGATAGCTCAGCAGTACTTTCAGCTTGTGGGTGGATCAGCTAGTGAATGTG ACACAATTCCTGGTCGACAATGCATGGCATCCTGTTTCTTCATCCTCAAACAATTTGACGATGTCCTCATATATCTCAATTCAATAAAG AGTTACTTCTACAACGATGACAACTTTAACTTTAATTATGCTCAAGCCAAGGCCATGGCTGGCAATTACAAGGAAGCGGAAGAG ATCTTCATGCTGATCCAGAATGACAGACACAAACAGGACTATGTCTACCTCAGCTGGCTGGCTAAGTGCT ATATAATGAATCGCAAGGCTCGTCTGGCATGGGAGCTCTATCTGAAGATGGAAACATCAGGAGACTCATTCAGTCTTTTACAGCTCATAGCAAATGACTGCTACAAG ATGGGTCAGTTCTACTATGCCTTCAAAGCGTTTGACGTGTTGGAGAGATTAGATCCTAACCCTGAGTACtgggagggaaagagaggggcCTGTGTAGGAGTCTTTCAACAGATCATTGCTGGTCATGAACCAAG GGAGACATTACGAGACATTCTTCAGATCTTGAGGAACACGGGGAATCCCCAGGTTGAATACATCATCAGAGTGATGAAGAAGTGGGCCAAGGATAACAGAGTCCCCATCGGTAACTAA